A window of the Dongshaea marina genome harbors these coding sequences:
- a CDS encoding LysR family transcriptional regulator produces MDWATNLKSFIKVVEEGSFTAAAKQLCSTTSALSKRVSWLEQQLETQLLKRTTRSISLTEAGQLLYERGMYLTREWQSLLDETRSLHRAPTGLLKIGATPTLGSRFLIPIVEQFLERYPKMQIHLSNTTIGQGPKTELDLMINSRLDPQFNSNSFKMYRLFDFTRNFFASPRFLEKSGPIERTEQLESVNVLIWGEQHQRQCTLQDGLTLTLQGNFSTQNSEALLQAARHGLGVLLVPDMMVANELARGELVPILPELTTQSESIYAFFPNLGFEHAKTRLFLDFTREFFDSKQSEDELSPFQDGL; encoded by the coding sequence ATGGATTGGGCGACCAACCTCAAAAGCTTTATCAAAGTGGTCGAAGAGGGAAGCTTTACCGCTGCAGCTAAACAGCTCTGTAGCACCACATCCGCGCTGTCTAAACGCGTCAGCTGGCTGGAACAGCAGCTGGAAACCCAACTCCTCAAGCGCACCACCCGCAGCATCTCTCTGACAGAGGCGGGTCAGCTACTCTACGAGCGCGGCATGTATTTAACCCGGGAGTGGCAATCACTGCTCGATGAGACCCGCTCTTTGCACCGTGCTCCAACCGGACTTTTGAAAATCGGTGCCACCCCGACCCTGGGGAGCCGTTTTCTGATCCCGATCGTCGAGCAGTTTCTTGAGCGCTATCCCAAGATGCAGATCCACCTCAGTAATACCACGATCGGTCAGGGGCCAAAAACTGAACTGGATCTGATGATCAACAGCCGGCTGGATCCACAGTTCAACTCCAACAGTTTCAAGATGTACCGACTGTTTGACTTCACCCGAAACTTTTTTGCCTCACCACGCTTTTTGGAGAAGAGCGGGCCGATTGAGCGCACCGAACAACTGGAAAGCGTCAATGTATTGATCTGGGGAGAGCAACATCAGCGCCAGTGTACCCTGCAAGATGGCCTGACTCTCACCCTGCAAGGAAACTTTTCGACTCAAAATTCAGAAGCCCTGCTACAGGCGGCCCGTCATGGGCTGGGGGTGCTTCTGGTGCCGGATATGATGGTTGCCAACGAGTTGGCACGCGGTGAGCTGGTGCCGATTCTTCCCGAGCTCACCACACAATCTGAAAGTATCTATGCCTTTTTCCCGAACTTAGGATTTGAGCATGCCAAGACCCGGCTGTTCTTAGACTTTACCCGGGAGTTCTTCGATAGCAAGCAGTCTGAAGATGAGCTCAGTCCTTTCCAGGATGGCCTTTAG
- a CDS encoding MFS transporter, with amino-acid sequence MLSGILMSLGPFTVSMLMGTFTLRAVAWGILFPCSINLLLAPHRGQAGTISALSGATQMGLSALLIGPLVAYWIHEPADLGVACIIGALIIITVALLLVCYARSPRQLASQA; translated from the coding sequence TTGCTTTCTGGCATTCTGATGTCTCTGGGACCATTTACAGTTAGCATGCTGATGGGGACATTCACTCTCAGAGCTGTTGCCTGGGGGATCCTGTTTCCTTGTTCGATTAACCTGCTGTTAGCCCCGCACCGAGGGCAGGCGGGAACGATCTCTGCCCTGAGTGGTGCGACACAGATGGGATTGAGTGCTCTGCTGATTGGCCCTCTGGTCGCATATTGGATCCATGAGCCTGCGGATCTGGGAGTGGCTTGCATCATAGGAGCATTGATAATTATCACAGTGGCTCTGTTATTGGTATGTTATGCCCGCTCACCGCGTCAGCTAGCCAGCCAGGCTTAG